One Nocardioides dongkuii genomic window, ACCCGGTCGGTGCAGCTGATCAGCACCAGCCGGTGCGCGCCGGTCGTGGTGAAGAGCCGCTGCGGCAGGCGCCGCGTCCGCTCGAACCTGGCGGTGCTGCTCACCCGGTAGCGGTGGGTCGTGCCGCCCTTGGCCACGGTGACGAACTGGCCCTTCCTGGCTCGGCTCAGGCCCCACAGCGCACCGGGCCGGTCCTGCCGGTCCGAGACGTGCCCGGCCACCACGGCGGCGCCGATCCGGTCACCGAGCCCCGCCGACCTGCGCAGCCAGCCGGTGACGCCCACGTCCCCGGGCAGGCGCATCTCTCCACGCGTGATCGTGGTGGGCACGACGGTCGCGTCGAGGCCGATCCTCGGGGCCCGGATGACCGTCGGCGCCACGCGCGCGGACCACGGGGCGGAGCGCGGCAGGGTGCCGGAGAACCCGCCGGCGACCACCGGAGCCCGGTACGGCGCCTTCGCGACCGTCGTGGTCTCCGCGGCCACGCCGCACCGCGTCGTCGCGGCACCGTTCGCCGCGGTCCGCTGGGTGCTGACCTGCCAGGTGTAGACACCGGGTGCGCGCACCCGCACGGCCGGCGACCGGGACCACCCGGCGCCCGCGCGCCAGGTGACCGTCCGCGCCAGGGTCCCCGGCCGGCAGGTCGCTGCGGACAGGGAGGCGAAGGGGCCGTGGAGACGGGCCGTCGCCGGCACCGTCGTCCCGCGCGCGAGACCGGTCAGGCGGACCCGGTCGTAGAGGGGCTCACCCGGCCTGACCCGCTTGTCGGAGGTACGGCTCAGGACGCTCGGTTGGGCCTCGTAGGTGTTCGTGACCGCGACCGGGGTGACCGCGCCCTCGGCGATCGTCACGTTCCTCGGCTCGATGGAGGTCGCGGTGAGGTTGACCCGGCGGTTCTCGCCGTTCCGCGGCTCGGTGATCCGGCAGGTGGCGCCGGCGGGCAGCCCGGTGACCGCGACGGTCCGGGAACCCGCGCGCCTGCCGGCAGGGATCCTGACCCGGCGCTCGACCGGCGCGCCCCCGTCGGCCGGGGTGCACACGACGCGGATGACCACCGGGTCCTGCCGCCCGGCGCCGGCACCACTGATCGTCTTGATGACGTCGATGCCCCCGGCGGCGTACGGGGTGATCCGCACCCCGGCGACGACCTCGAGCGTCTTCGTCTGCGCGAGGATCAGCTTCTGGGCGTCCGTCCGACCCGGATTGGTGCCGTCGTAGACGTAGACGGTGCTCTCCGGGACCGTCAGCGCGCGTTCCAGGGCGAAGCCCTGTGGCGTGTCGGGGCTGATCGTGCGGACCCAGAGCCGCGCACCGGCGGGAACCGTGTCTCCCGCCACCAGCTGCTGGGTGCCCGCGGCGTCGCTGAAGACCTCCACCCCTTGGAGGCGGAGCGTCGAGGGGCCGTCTGCGGTGACCGTGAACGGACCGACCAGCTCGCCCGTCGACGGTGCCGACGCGGACGCAGGCGAGATGCTCAGCGCCGGCGGCGCGGGCTCCGTCGCCGGACTGTTCGCGAGGGCGTCGGCGACGATGGCCGAGACGAGCGCGTACATCTGCGGCTCCTGGGTGGCGTCGAGCACCAGGTTGTCGGTGAAGAACCAGATCGCGGCCTGCACGGCCGCGGCCTTGACGGTGTCGGGCACGCCCGCGGGCAGGTCGGGCACGGTCGGGTAGTAGTTCTCCAGGATGTAGCCGACGTCGCCGAGGTTGGGCACGTTGGCCTCGTTCCACTCACCGCGCTCGTAGTTGACGCCGGCCCCGGTGCTGGTGAAGAGGTCGATGCAGTAGGTCAGGGCCTGGGTCCCCGAGGAGTCGAACGCCTGGATGAGGCCGAAGTAGTCGCGGGGGTTGGCGGTCGACCCGGCGGGCACCGTCGCCGGGTATCCGCCGAGCGGATCGAAGCCGGCGGGGGCATTGTAGGAGCTGACGTCGGTTCCCAGGTCCCCGCTGATGGTCCCGACCTGCAGCTCGGTGAAGGCCGAGCGCGGCGTCGGGGCTGGGTCCTCATCGACGATCGGCTTGGCCTGTGCCGGGCGTCCCACCACCAGGAGCACGCTCGTCAGGGTCAGCACGACGGCGACGCGGAGCGCCCTTGCCGGCCGGGTCGTCAGGATCGAGCTCATGGACGTCCACCTCCCGAGAGCGGTGGGCAGGACCTGCTCTCAGGCCGCTCTGCATCCCCGCACAAGCGACGTCACACCAGTTCTCGGCCCCGCGCAAGAGGCCTACGTCCGGCCTTGCGTCCGGCCTTGCGTCCGGCCGGCGTGCGGCCCGGCGCTCAGCCGGCGGGCCACCCCAGGTCCTCCGCCCGGGCGACCGCCTCCCTGCGGGAGGCCGCTCCGAGCTTGGCCATCAACGCCGCCACGTGGTGGTCGACGGTGCGCACCGAGAGCACCAGCCGCTCGGCGATGACCGCGTTGGGCAGGCCCTGGGCGACCAGGGCGAGGACGTCGAGCTGCCGGGCGGTGAGCCCGGCGACGTTCACCCGGGTCGCCGGGGTCGGGCCGCGCGGCACGCGGACGGCGCCGCGCCGGCGCAGGTCCTCGCGGACCCGGGCCGCGAGGCGGACCCCGCCCAGGGCGTCGAGCCGCGCCAGCGCGGCGAGCACCACGCCGTCGTCGTCGCTCCGCGTGAGCGCCGCGGCCGCCTCGTAGGGGTAGCCCGCCGCGTCCCACCCGTCGGCCGCGCCGCGCCAGTCGCCGCGCGCCGAGAGCGCGTGCGGGTGGGTGGTGCCGGCGAGGTCCGCCGGGTCGACCGGGTCCCCGGCGAGGCAGAGCCAGTGCGCGAGCTCCACCCGCCACGGGAGCGACCCGAGCCGCACGGCCTCGTCGTACACCTCGCGCCCCAGGCGCCGTACCCGGACGAGGTCGCCCTGCAGCCACGCGGACTCGCAGGCCAGGGCCGCGGCGGGCGCGGTCCGCTGCAGCTCGTCGAGGTCTCGGCCCAGTCGCCAGCACTCCTCGACCAGGTCGTCGGCCGGTGACCCCGTGCGGAGCGCCGCCCGGCCGAGCACGAACAGCGCGGTGCAGCGGATCGGGCTGGTGGCGTCCAGGCCGACCTCCGCGTCCGCGACCGCCGCGGCCCAGCGGGCCCCCGCGAGGGCGACCAGGCCGCGCTCGACGGTGAGGTACTTCCAGAACATGACCTGCTCGTCGGCCTCGGCGTGCTCGATCCCCGCGACCAGCTCCCGGCCCGCCTCGTCGGGGTCGAGGTGCACGAGCAGCTGCCACACGATGTTGCACCAGGCACGGCTCGCGTGCTCGGACAGGCCGGCGGCCAGGGCGACCTCGCGCGCCTCCTCGACGAGCCGCCGTCCGGCGGGGTCCCCCTGGGCCCACCGGGCGGTGCCGAGGTTGTTGAGGGCGTGGGAGTACACGGCGCGGTCGCCGACCTCGCGGGCCAGCACGATCGCCTGCTCCGCGGTCCGGGTGGCCTCCGCCATCCGGTCGGCCAGCATCGCGAGCTGGGAGAGGTTGCTGAGGGCGAGCGCGAGCTCGCGGCGGTCCCCGGTCCCGCCCAGCACGGACGCCGCCTCGGCCGCGGCCTGCTCCGACAGGCGGCGGTCGCCCTGCCACCAGGCGACCCGGGAGAGCATCCGCAGCGAGGCGCCGAGCCGCACCGGGTCGCCCAGCCCGCGCCGGATCCGGACCACCTCGTCCTGGTCGGCCAGGGCGCTGCGCTCCCGGTCGCCGACGGTGTAGCAGGCGCGGGCCGAGGCCTCGAGGAGGTCCGCGAGGTCCGCGGGGGCGAGCCGGTCGCGGTGGACCAGGACCGCACGCAGGTGGTCGGCCGCCTGCCGGTGCGCGCGCCCGGTCTCCGCGGCCGCCGCGGCCGCCGGGCCGTGCCGCAGGACCGCGGCGGGGTCGCCGGCCTCGATCGCGTGGTGCACCAGCTGGGCCGGGTCGTGGTCGGGACGCGCCTCGAGGACGGCGAGCGCGGTCGCGTTGAGCGACGTACGCCGCGCTGCGGGCAGCGCGTCGACCACGGCACGCCGGGTCAGCTCGTGGCGGAACGCGACCTGCCGCGGCTCTACGACCAGGAGCCCCTGCTCCTCGGCGGTCGCCAGGGCGGTCAGCCCGCCGGGCACCAGCGCGTCGACCAGGGGGCGGTCCACGGTCGAGGTGATGACGCTGAGCCGCTCCACGGCGTCCCGGGAGGCGGGGTCGAGCCGGTGCAGCCGGGCCAGGACCAGGTCGAGGACGCTGGAGGGCACGGTGCTGGCCGGCGGGCCGGGGGCGGCCAGCACCTCGTGGACCAGGAACGGGTTGCCCCCGGTGACCGCCAGCACGGCGTCGGCAGCCGC contains:
- a CDS encoding DUF5979 domain-containing protein, encoding MSSILTTRPARALRVAVVLTLTSVLLVVGRPAQAKPIVDEDPAPTPRSAFTELQVGTISGDLGTDVSSYNAPAGFDPLGGYPATVPAGSTANPRDYFGLIQAFDSSGTQALTYCIDLFTSTGAGVNYERGEWNEANVPNLGDVGYILENYYPTVPDLPAGVPDTVKAAAVQAAIWFFTDNLVLDATQEPQMYALVSAIVADALANSPATEPAPPALSISPASASAPSTGELVGPFTVTADGPSTLRLQGVEVFSDAAGTQQLVAGDTVPAGARLWVRTISPDTPQGFALERALTVPESTVYVYDGTNPGRTDAQKLILAQTKTLEVVAGVRITPYAAGGIDVIKTISGAGAGRQDPVVIRVVCTPADGGAPVERRVRIPAGRRAGSRTVAVTGLPAGATCRITEPRNGENRRVNLTATSIEPRNVTIAEGAVTPVAVTNTYEAQPSVLSRTSDKRVRPGEPLYDRVRLTGLARGTTVPATARLHGPFASLSAATCRPGTLARTVTWRAGAGWSRSPAVRVRAPGVYTWQVSTQRTAANGAATTRCGVAAETTTVAKAPYRAPVVAGGFSGTLPRSAPWSARVAPTVIRAPRIGLDATVVPTTITRGEMRLPGDVGVTGWLRRSAGLGDRIGAAVVAGHVSDRQDRPGALWGLSRARKGQFVTVAKGGTTHRYRVSSTARFERTRRLPQRLFTTTGAHRLVLISCTDRVVYGNGRFHYTKYQVVVARRVGGQR
- a CDS encoding ATP-binding protein is translated as MLSRTAVLERDEELAALVHAAGRAATGAGSVVLVSGEAGIGKSSLVGALHDVLPDARLLTGRCDDLATPRLLGPMRDLAGSVGADLARALRSPGERDALFTALLEELDWRGHATLLTVEDVHWADEATLDLLRWLSRRVAELPAVLVLTYRDDELDGGHPLRRLLAALATARSVVRLPLGPLSSTAVCTLAGAAAADAVLAVTGGNPFLVHEVLAAPGPPASTVPSSVLDLVLARLHRLDPASRDAVERLSVITSTVDRPLVDALVPGGLTALATAEEQGLLVVEPRQVAFRHELTRRAVVDALPAARRTSLNATALAVLEARPDHDPAQLVHHAIEAGDPAAVLRHGPAAAAAAETGRAHRQAADHLRAVLVHRDRLAPADLADLLEASARACYTVGDRERSALADQDEVVRIRRGLGDPVRLGASLRMLSRVAWWQGDRRLSEQAAAEAASVLGGTGDRRELALALSNLSQLAMLADRMAEATRTAEQAIVLAREVGDRAVYSHALNNLGTARWAQGDPAGRRLVEEAREVALAAGLSEHASRAWCNIVWQLLVHLDPDEAGRELVAGIEHAEADEQVMFWKYLTVERGLVALAGARWAAAVADAEVGLDATSPIRCTALFVLGRAALRTGSPADDLVEECWRLGRDLDELQRTAPAAALACESAWLQGDLVRVRRLGREVYDEAVRLGSLPWRVELAHWLCLAGDPVDPADLAGTTHPHALSARGDWRGAADGWDAAGYPYEAAAALTRSDDDGVVLAALARLDALGGVRLAARVREDLRRRGAVRVPRGPTPATRVNVAGLTARQLDVLALVAQGLPNAVIAERLVLSVRTVDHHVAALMAKLGAASRREAVARAEDLGWPAG